Proteins found in one Coffea eugenioides isolate CCC68of chromosome 5, Ceug_1.0, whole genome shotgun sequence genomic segment:
- the LOC113771290 gene encoding uncharacterized protein LOC113771290, whose amino-acid sequence MVTTAFVSGTGDRDCPWARASGGGVLRDHCGKVCFAYYKEFGELDVLEAEAQSLLHGLQLCADREVGTLTVESDSKALVQLVCSDMGSKWPVCIVLREIRHLVQRMGASLHHVFLEANSVADALASLQLGGQRIYVSDAALPLRVRGEALLDRHGVPRLREVLI is encoded by the exons GTGATCGGGACTGTCCATGGGCAAG GGCATCTGGGGGAGGGGTCCTGCGTGACCACTGTGGGAAGGTGTGTTTCGCCTATTATAAGGAGTTCGGAGAGTTAGATGTGTTGGAAGCGGAGGCGCAATCACTCCTGCACGGTCTCCAGTTATGTGCAGATCGCGAGGTGGGGACGTTGACGGTAGAGTCAGACTCAAAGGCGCTTGTTCAACTAGTTTGCTCGGATATGGGGTCAAAGTGGCCGGTGTGTATCGTACTACGGGAAATCAGGCATTTGGTCCAGCGGATGGGTGCATCCCTTCACCATGTCTTTCTTGAGGCCAATTCGGTGGCGGATGCATTGGCTTCTCTGCAATTGGGAGGGCAGCGCATCTACGTCTCAGACGCGGCCCTGCCTCTCAGGGTCAGAGGAGAGGCTCTTCTGGATCGTCACGGAGTACCTCGGCTTCGTGAGGTCCTCATTTAG
- the LOC113771291 gene encoding uncharacterized protein LOC113771291 — protein sequence MAVCERFGKGDPEEAIEEFNKLMKTGSVTEYLEKFEQLKSMVMLSLPDQPDSYYKSYFFSGLKEEIVSMVRMTRPPTLADTIEAAKLQERNLEAIRKTQGKMMHKYTPSPGTPLVNKQNFTPHTKMKWPNFQYKKLEPVSNRNTKTGTHAVDQFRKITPSELSYRRENGLYFKCAEPYTLGHVCKQAHLNYILIDDPWGVGENSDEPGKDTEEFCDCPEGELSNENIELSIHALAGGTEHKTLKLRGKIAGREIIILVDSGSTHCFIDERLAKIIQLPAIGNPLTVRVANGEQLKSRQLQGPLQWEMQGNKFTYQFNTLKLGSYHMVLGVDWLARYSPIEFDFRQLSMRFLQGSQLVELKREVSELKLKAIKGSKLAKWRRKQAYGITAQLYVMEEGKKDTEVIPAEMKELLDRFDEVFVEPQGMPPRRSHDHSIPLKEGATPFQVRPYTCPYVQKSEIERLVREILQMGIIQPSNSHFASPVLLVKKKDGSWRSCVDYRQLNELTLKDKFPMPLIDELLDELHGSKYFTKIDLRAGYHQISVKVEDIHKTAFGIYQGLYEFKVMPFGLTNAPATFQSLMNHIFRDQLRRYVLVFFDDILIYSPSLEVHLQQVAEVLNILQEHQLYAKRSKCSFAQTEVEYLGHIISGEGVRADPKKVDSMMKWPKPASVKELKGFLGPTGYYRNLSRDMGLLQSLSPYC from the exons ATGGCAGTGTGTGAGAGGTTTGGGAAGGGAGATCCAGAGGAGGCCATAGAGGAATTCAACAAGCTGATGAAGACGGGAAGTGTCACTGAGTACCTAGAGAAGTTTGAACAACTGAAATCTATGGTAATGTTATCTCTTCCTGATCAACCTGATTCCTATTACAAATCATACTTTTTTAGTGGCTTAAAAGAGGAAATAGTAAGTATGGTTAGGATGACCAGACCCCCCACCTTAGCAGACACCATTGAAGCTGCTAAATTACAGGAAAGGAACTTGGAAGCCATTAGGAAAACACAAGGGAAGATGATGCACAAATACACACCCTCACCTGGTACCCCACTTGTTAACAAACAGAATTTCACCCCACATACCAAAATGAAGTGGCCTAACTTCCAATATAAGAAGCTAGAGCCTGTTTCCAATCGAAATACCAAAACAGGAACTCATGCAGTAGACCAATTTAGAAAAATCACTCCCTCTGAACTGAGTTACAGGAGAGAAAATGGGTTGTATTTCAAGTGTGCTGAGCCATATACACTGGGACATGTCTGCAAACAAGCTCACCTGAATTACATACTGATAGATGATCCCTGGGGGGTAGGGGAGAACTCAGATGAACCAGGGAAGGATACAGAAGAATTCTGTGATTGTCCAGAAGGGGAATTAAGTAATGAAAATATAGAACTATCCATCCATGCTCTGGCAGGGGGGACTGAACATAAGACCCTTAAGCTAAGAGGGAAGATAGCAGGGAGGGAGATCATAATTCTGGTAGATAGTGGGAGCACTCATTGTTTTATTGATGAAAGGTTAGCAAAGATCATTCAACTACCAGCTATTGGAAATCCATTGACAGTCAGGGTTGCCAATGGTGAGCAGTTGAAGTCTAGGCAACTGCAAGGACCCTTACAGTGGGAAATGCAGGGAAACAAGTTCACATATCAATTCAATACCTTGAAACTGGGAAGCTACCACATGGTTTTGGGAGTAGACTGGCTAGCCAGGTATAGCCCTATTGAGTTTGATTTCAGGCAACTCTCCATGAGGTTCCTACAAGGGAGTCAACTAGTGGAGCTGAAGAGGGAAGTCAGTGAGCTTAAACTCAAGGCCATCAAAGGAAGTAAACTAGCAAAATGGAGGAGAAAGCAGGCGTATGGGATAACTGCCCAGCTGTATGTgatggaagaaggaaaaaaggacACTGAAGTAATACCGGCAGAGATGAAGGAATTGCTGGACAGGTTTGATGAAGTGTTTGTTGAGCCCCAAGGCATGCCTCCAAGGAGGAGCCACGACCACAGCATTCCATTGAAAGAAGGAGCTACCCCATTCCAAGTCAGACCATACACGTGCCCCTATGTacaaaaatcagaaatagaGAGGTTGGTGAGAGAAATACTGCAGATGGGAATCATTCAGCCTAGTAACAGCCATTTTGCATCTCCAGTGTTACTAGTCAAGAAGAAGGATGGAAGTTGGAGGTCTTGTGTGGACTACAGGCAACTTAATGAACTCACCTTGAAGGACAAATTTCCTATGCCACTAATAGATGAGCTTCTTGATGAATTACATGGCTCAAAATACTTCACCAAGATTGACTtga GGGCTGGTTACCATCAGATCAGTGTCAAAGTGGAAGATATACATAAGACAGCCTTCGGAATTTACCAAGGCCTTTATGAGTTCAAGGTTATGCCTTTTGGCCTGACAAATGCCCCAGCAACATTCCAGAGTCTCATGAATCACATTTTCAGGGATCAGTTGAGGAGGTATGTCCTGGTTTTTTTTGATGACATACTAATTTACAGTCCCTCTCTGGAAGTGCACCTGCAGCAGGTAGCAGAGGTACTGAACATATTGCAGGAACACCAGCTGTATGCCAAGAGGAGTAAATGCTCCTTCGCACAAACAGAAGTGGAATACCTTGGCCACATTATCTCAGGAGAAGGAGTAAGGGCAGATCCAAAGAAAGTGGACAGTATGATGAAATGGCCCAAACCAGCTTCTGTTAAGGAGCTCAAAGGATTTCTTGGTCCAACAGGATATTACAGAAATTTGTCAAGGGATATGGGGCTATTGCAAAGCCTCTCACCATATTGCTGA